Below is a window of Onychostoma macrolepis isolate SWU-2019 chromosome 06, ASM1243209v1, whole genome shotgun sequence DNA.
taatcaaaggggaaacagaaacaggtgaggagctaattaactaatgaggagaACTAAGGAAACTGGGTCAAGCATGTGACAGTTTGTAAAGTTCAAATGTATTTGCAAACAGTAGGCCTAAAAACTAACtctgtaaaatataaacatatttttaattatatatctgAGTTTAATGTTTTACATGTTGCACGTTGCAACATGTATATTCATGTACTTTAATTTGGGAAAATCCTGTTTTTCACAGTATATTGCAATCACTCTTTCTTCATAGCACTAGCTGTGTTCTGGATAATGTGTGTGAGAAACACAGCATCTCAGGGTAAGAATCATTCACCTACTCCTGTACATAAGCTGATACACACATATGGTCAGGTCAGTTGTATGAaaaaggatgttttttttttgttgtttttttcttcagtcaGGTCATATTACATTTATCTATCATGTTGTTTGTAGAAGTATTCTCACTAACCTGTCCTgttcataaaaatacattaactaaAGGTTAATATAGGCTGTTGGgattcttttaaaaaagtatatacTGTGTCAAAAACATGAATAGTCATTCAATCGGAtgtgcattaataataatcagctCATCATGCCTGCAGTAACATGTTGACCAAGCTTAGGTTTCACTTTTAATTGCCCCACAATATTATcagcatgattttttaaaatgtttttgaaaggagtctgtattattattatttataataactgctttgtactttaatatatttttaaatgtaatttattcctgcaatggcaaagctgacattttaattaatcaaccaatactccagtcttcattgtcacatatgactcttcagaaatcattctaatatgctgatttagtgctcaagacactttttatattattatcaatgttgatttGTATTTGGACCCCAcgatgcaatttttttttttcttcttcagtatTCTTTGCTAAATAGAAAGAAcagaaattatttgaaatataaatattttgcaactttataaacatgtttactgtcacttttgaccaatttaatgtgtccttgctcattaaaaatatacatttatttaaaagcaaTCTTCCTTACACAAACTTGAGAAAAGTTGTGTGTTTTAAGCCAAAAACTTTTACTCAAACCCATGTTTCTTATAGGATTTGCTGTGTATAATAtcaattttaaatgaacaagCACATAGTAagctaaactaaatgaaaagatTCTGCAGAAATGCTGATCCAACGTTGTTGTTAATAAGTGTTGTCCTgccttttccttttcttttccatcttattctgtctctcacctCCAGCGTATGCTCCAGCCCCTTCATTCAGCTATCGATTCAGAATAAATGAAAGTAATATTGAGCTAAACTCTATAGTAGAGTTTGCTTGTGGCACCACTTGGAATGCTCCATATCCCATAACTGTGTCTGTGGGCAAGTTGGAAAGCCCCTCGCAGACCCCAGAAACCACAGAAGCCTGGGTGACATCTGAGGTCATCAGACGATCAGAtataatatatttcacaatcCCTGTGACGGCCAAGTATGAAGGAAAAATTGTGTGCTGGTACAAATCCACTCGAACGGACTCGAAGAATCCATATTCTGAATTAAGCAGCCCTATTACCTTAGTCGTATGTAAGTTTTATAATGCATGTGATTATATCCTAATGTATTGTGTATTTGACATTTTCTACTGAAATGtcactgtttctttctctcttttccccAGCTGCCCTCTCTCATCCCAAAGTGACTGTGCACCCCAATCTTTTTCGTAAGGGTGAAAATTACACTGTACAGTGTGACTCAGCCTATAACCTAGCCACAAACTTCACACTGAGTCTATATTACCACATCCTACCTGTCACCCCTGGCACCAACTGGACCTTCGCTGGTTCGCTGTTTCTCACAAATTACACTAGTATTGTTTTAAGACAAACGAATGTCGTTGTCCCAATAGAGTTTGCGTGCAGTATGGAGATGTTGTACAATGGAAAAGTCCTACATTCATCTCTGTCCAAAAGTGAGCAAGCCATCCCAGGTACAGAAGAGCAATGCATTCCCTTTTAAGTGGAAATAGTGTTTATGTGTGtggtttcattaaataaatgaaattataaaCAGTATATTTACCAAATctgagaattttcatttcattgatGTCTAGAAGAAACAATTGGGATCTGATTTGTGATATAATTCaagtgtgtatgtatattttctTCCCTTGTGCTCCATTAGAAGAGCTTCCGGTTCGTCTCTGGGAGCAGGAACGTGGAGAGAGCTGTCTAGGATATCTGGATGTCACTCTCAAAGGCAAGTGGGAACCAGTTTGTCAGAGGGAAGTTGATACTGAAGCTGATTCATCTGCCACTGCTGCCACAGCTGAAGTGGCATGCAGGGAACTGGGATGTGGGCATGTGCTGAAGTGGGAAAGGCTTTTGGATGCCAGACGACTGTTCACTCAGACAGTCGGGGGCATCAGATGCattgggaaagaaaaaaagatcaaaGATTGTCCAGTGGAGCAAATTGAAGATTGCAAACAGAGAGGCATGCTCTATATAGTTTGCTCAGGTGAGACAGTTTGAGATTAATTGTACAAAATTATTGCAATGACATTTTAccagaaaatgttttaaaggccCCGTGAAATGACCTAATGCATTTTAACTATCtatgatttgtttgtttacttggtAGTCAGCTCCAGGTACTATTAGGGGGggaaattgacaaaaatcaGCGTAGTGCAAAATTAATCCTCAACATTTTGTCCCATTTGAAGAgagtttttaaatgtctgttttACTCCTTAGAGCCACAAAAACCCTCTAATTCATGGGACCTGACTAATTCCCTCATGCTTTTTATCTTTCTAATAAATGTCTTCCTTTCACTCTCCACTTTGCCAGATGCATTGCCCCGTCCTAAACTGTCTGTGGATATGTATGGTCCTGTCTCCGAACTGTACGTCAAGGacaaagaaaatgtgaaaatctcCTGCTCCATCGACTCGgcttatttaaaatcaaaagaCTATGTAAATCACCATATTCACACTTTTGCTTTTACACTGAATTGTTttgtaattacatttcaaatgatGTTTTTGGTACATAGACAGCAGGTGtcttttaaactgttttttccccccttcctGTTTAGGGGTACTTAGAGTTTAGAAGGGACGGCGCTTATTTGAGTCAAAGTTACAGCAAACCAGGCAACCCCGAGTCTTTCACACAGTATGCCCCAGTTCCTCAAGGAGAGTATGAATGTGTATTCCAACTTACGTCTTCAAAAATGAAACCAAAGTCTCAGCCCAGCAATTCAGTCTTCATTTACAGTGAGTGCCTATAAACAACTAAATTTTTGATGCATTATAACTAAGATAAATGATTCTGTTACAGCACATTTAGTCATAATGTACATTTAGTCACACAGTACTCTTTACCTCTCATCTATTATGTTTAATGCAGAATTTTAAAGAACAAACGCCAGAGGGCAGTGCTGAGCTAATACTTTGTATTTAAGACACACGTTAGTGCATTTTGCActtttaatgacataatttttacatcattaaaaaaaattaccccTAAAGAAAAACAGACCACTATCATATTAGTGGCcaaattaaatgtgtttattttaaatagagcAGGTCACCTCTTAAGAACTTGACATAAGGCCAAAGGACAAGCTGAAATACTGTTTGCTTTGTCTTGGTAAATATGTTGAAGCTGCATTAGCAATGTTTTCTCTTTGATACAATACTCATGTCCGCCATATTGCAAAGACCAAGGTCCTTAAAACTGGTTGAAAACTGAACTTTGGCTGTGCCCCtaattttttgccttttttttttttttttaattttttttacttaatgtagatgttcatttgtgtttgttttttgcagtaTACAATCCTCCAGATCCAGTGCCAATTATTGCAGGTGTTCTCACAACTGCTGTTGGGTTAGCAATTCtggtgtatatttgtatatacagaACCACGGCAGAAGAGGTACAACCCAATGAATTTCCACAGACCAGTAGTGAAAATCCATATAACAATGCCAGCTACTCACCTCAGCAACTGGAAGCCAAAGAAACTTAATTTATGGCTTAAAATTTGTTTCACTTCTTCCTAACAACTTtccacattaaaatataatgtttgaTAAATACTGAAAAAGGCTAAGAGATAAATGAATTTTGCAATACAGTTGTACTGAAAACGTTCATGAGAAGAAAATATTTAGATATCAAAGTTAATGTAACTAAAATCGTATGATGAAAATGAACTAATTACTGTAGTGTTATAAGAATTAAGACTAAGGGAGTTCTGGATCAactttattgtaattattatattgaatgTATCTGTTTTAAtcctattaaatatatttttttctgtctatAGTTTCTTTGTGGTTCCATTGTCTAATTTTTATCCAGGTGTAGCTCTTTGATAATAAAGTTGCCCATAATTGGTGCGCAGTAAATTTCCcggtgttaaatcaacaccgCTTGGTGTACATATGGGAAATTTACTGTGTGacaacatttcaacattttaagCAACAAAGACAAATCAAGACAAAACTTGTAGTCTCAGATTTATTGTATTTAGAATTTAAGTTGGTGTCAAgtcaataaatacaaaacaaatctGGTTGAACATGGTTTCATTTttgttggggttttttttccatttataacAGGGACTGTAAAATATGTCTGGAAGCAGTTTGAATACAGGGCAAAGTCTAAGGTAGTACAGTCACCACACAGTAAATGAAGCTCTTCTCTTTCAACTCAGCAAGTACACAAAGTTTAGGAGGGATGGTCCATGGAAATGCCATTGTGCCTGTTTTTTGCTGTAACAGATCTCCCTTGAATGTGAGGTAACTGGACATCGGAAGCCCACAAGTCACTGTCATCAGTTACAGGCTGACAGTATTGTACTTTTTACAGCAAATAGGTAAACAAACACTGACAGCCATTGCATAATGACAAAAGTCATATTCGTCAACAAAAATACAGCAGGGAGCTTGTAACGGCACAAAACATTCAACCAGGACTTTCAGGACCTGTATAGCACATCCCTGATCCAGTGAAACCATGGTACTGCTTGTGGTTATGCTAATGAGACTGAAATCCTGTTGTTGCGAAGGGCCTAATTGGCTTCAGTGgtttctatgtatatatatttcattcaaGTCTCGCTTTCCCCATACATATCAGTgcagaaataaaacatttcagtgACTGGGAGCACATATTCTCTGTTACATTCTTTCTGGTGTCATTTTAGTGTAGTTGGGTTGATTAAAAATGGCAGTGCTGCCACCAGACAAGAGATTTATGTTATGGGTAACTACCATCAACGCACAGAGCAACCTAAAACGCATTTTATGTTTAAGAAATCATTGTCCTCATCTCCTCATTAAAAGGGGATAGCTGTCTGGCTAGAATATAGCACCATAGATGGTTTGAGTTGTAAGAAGGTTCAGAGTGATCTAGTTGAAGGTAAGGAAGATGGGATGCCGGGTTGGGTTGGGGGCGCTTCTCCTTAATAGCGTTTACTGCTGACAGAGGTGACGCTGGTTTTGCTGATGGAGCTACCACCGTATCCTGATCCACCACCGTATCCTGATCCACCACCGTATCCTGATCCACCACCGTATCCTGAAGTGCCACTGAAACCACCGCCATAGCCGAATCCAGCGCCGCTACCAGAGAAACCTGCAAGAGA
It encodes the following:
- the si:dkey-195m11.11 gene encoding uncharacterized protein si:dkey-195m11.11, with protein sequence MILPNIGALAVFWIMCVRNTASQAYAPAPSFSYRFRINESNIELNSIVEFACGTTWNAPYPITVSVGKLESPSQTPETTEAWVTSEVIRRSDIIYFTIPVTAKYEGKIVCWYKSTRTDSKNPYSELSSPITLVVSALSHPKVTVHPNLFRKGENYTVQCDSAYNLATNFTLSLYYHILPVTPGTNWTFAGSLFLTNYTSIVLRQTNVVVPIEFACSMEMLYNGKVLHSSLSKSEQAIPEELPVRLWEQERGESCLGYLDVTLKGKWEPVCQREVDTEADSSATAATAEVACRELGCGHVLKWERLLDARRLFTQTVGGIRCIGKEKKIKDCPVEQIEDCKQRGMLYIVCSDALPRPKLSVDMYGPVSELYVKDKENVKISCSIDSAYLKSKDYGYLEFRRDGAYLSQSYSKPGNPESFTQYAPVPQGEYECVFQLTSSKMKPKSQPSNSVFIYIYNPPDPVPIIAGVLTTAVGLAILVYICIYRTTAEEVQPNEFPQTSSENPYNNASYSPQQLEAKET